The window GTAGGCCGGGGCGCGATGATTGCCCGCGGTGATCGATTGATTCCGATCCCAGACGGGTTCGTGTTGATGCGCGCCACCAAGATGATGTCGATGGTGTCGACGCCTTTACTTTCGCCACGGGGCAAACTGCGACTGCTCGCTGAACGCTTCGTTCGACCTCGTGATCCATCGCTTGAGGACGAGAGTGTTGGTTCCTTTGTCGCCCGTCGTTTGGGCCGCGAATGCCTGCAGAACATTGTCGCGCCGTTGGTCGCTGGTATCTACACTGCCGATATCGATCGGCTCAGCATGGCCGCCACGATGAAACCCCTGTGGGACATGGAGGCACGTGATGGTTCGCTTGCTCGAGCCACCCTCCGGCGCAAGCGATCGGGTGAGGATGCAACCGAACGCACCAGCAGTGGAGCACGGTACGAGCAGTTTCGCGCCTTCCCGGGGGGCATGATCGAATTGATCCAAGCACTTGCCAGCGGCATTGGCAGCGACAATATCCGCTTAAACAGCCCTGTCGAGTCGCTGGCGACCACCGCCAACGGGACGGAATTAGGCCCAGGCGGTGAGTCGTTCGACCGCGTTGTCCTAGCCTCGCCGGCGCCTGTCTCCGCTCAATTGCTCGCGACGCTGCGCACCACGGCGGCCGCCGAGTCACACCTTCAAGCCATCGACACCGTTGTTTCTGAGCTTGGTGGCATTGGTTACGCATCGACAGCGATCGTCGTGATGGCAGTCCCCCGCCAAGCGATCGCGAGAATGCCGAAAACCTTTGGCTTTGTTGTCCCACCGAGCGAACAACGCACGATCTTGGCGGGAAGTTTTGCCAGTGAGAAGTTTTGCGGTCGGGCGCCGCACGATCATGTCATCATCCGCGCGTTCGCCGGCGGGGCGTTGCATCCCCAAGTCCTCGAACAGAGTGATGAGGCCATTGTCGAAATCGTTGCCAACGAACTCGGCGATATCATCGGACTCGATGTCTCCAAGAGTGTGCATGATTTCGCGGCATTCATAAAAGTCATTCGGTGGAACAAGGCCATGCCGCAATATGAAGTGGGCCATTTGCGCAAAGCTGCCGCGATCGATTCAGCGATTAGCCAGCTTCCGAATATTGAGCTGGTCACCAACGCCTATGGGGGCGTGGGGATCGCTCCCGTGATCGCCGCAGCCGAACGGGGAGCTCAACGCGTCCTCGCATCGGTCTCGAAAACTCAATGCAGTCCTGAATAGGCGTCCGTTGCTAAAGGGGACGGGCTAGCGTTTCGATAAAGTTACGATTGCCAATAATGCAAATATCGATAGGGGATTCGCAGTCAGGTAGAAAGCGAAGTATCCGATTGCGTCCATGAATGCCTTCAGCAGTTCAGCGTTCGAAAGTAGCTGTGCATGGGCGAGCGAACGGTTGAACATCTGAACTGCCATTAAGTACGAGAAGTACGCTCCGACTCCGAGATACGCCCAGGCGATCATGCGTATCATAGAAGGGTCATCCTACGGAAGCGTGCGCCGGAAATTTTCGCCATGCAACTTGCGCGGAGTGTCAGGCAATTGATATGCGTCGCTCGCACTTGTGCGCGTTAGTTTGAGGGAGTGATCAGGTTTTGCTTCGTCAGGCGGTCAAGCAGTCGGCGACCTGTCGTGCTCATCGGGAGGTGTTTCAGTTCATCGGCAGAATGGAATGACCAAGGCGCGGGCGGGCGCGAGCCCCGACGAGTTGCATGATGGACATGCAACGTGATCCGGTACCTGGTAACGGCATGCTTCATACTTGTCATTTGTTCCCCGATCGTCCATCGACCACCGGCTTGGGTGGCTAACCACTGAGCAAACTCATCGAGAGTGTGAGCTTCGGGCGGACCGGCTTTGGGGAAGTCCCACATGCCGGCGAATCTGGATCCAGCTGGGATTTGTCGAACCAGCCAACGTCCGGAGGGATCGCTGACCAAAGCGGCAAACTCACTCCGTGGTTCGTAGGCAATCTTGTTTGTCTTCGCGGGAATCTCGGCTTGCCACCCTCGCGCGTGGGCCACACAACACTTGGCGAGCGGGCAGATCAAACATTTAGGTTCGCGGGGCGTGCAGATCAGCGCCCCGAGCTCCATGGCGGCTTGGTTGATCGCCGCGGGACCTCGGGTGCGATCGGGGACCGATTTGCGAGGTAGCAGCCCCTCGGCGAACTTCCACAAGACGTCCTGCGACGGCTTTTCATCGACTGCGGCGCGCAATCCAATCAAGCGGCTGAATACTCGCAGCGTGTTGCCTTCGAGTATGGGCACCGGTTGATTGGCTGAAATCGAGAGAATCGCACCGACGGTATAGCGACCGATCCCCGGTAGTTTGATCGCATGGTCGTAATTCAGCGGAAACTCACCATCGTGATCGGCGACGATTTGTTTGGCAGCTGCGTGCATACTACGGGCGCGGCGGTAGTACCCCAGTCCTTCCCACATTCGCATTAATTCATTTTCATCGGCCTTGGCGAGCGCAGTGGCGTCGGGGTACCTCGCTAGGAAGCGTTCAAAGTACGGAAGAACGGTTGCGATTTGGGTTTGCTGGCACATGATTTCGCTGACCCACACGCGGTAGGGGCTCGGCACGCGTCGCCATGGCAGATCGCGGGCTGCTCCCGAGAACCAATCGACCAAGAGCTTGCGCATGCGTGACCGTTGGCGGGTGTCAGGAATCAGCTCAGCGTGTGGCGCTGAATCGGGTTCTCGTTTGGGCCCAGTGGGAGTTCCTCTCACGGCAGATTGAGTTTCCCCAGTTCCGCGGTAGTCTCTGTTTGAACTCCGGCCCGTTGGTAGCGAATCTTGATGGTATCCCCGGGCAGGTGCGCGTCGATCGCTTTTTGCAAGTCCTTGAACTTATCGATGGTGGTGCCATCGATTTCGACGACCACGTCGCCCGGCAACAACCCGGCTCTCTCGGCTGCTTGGCCAGCAACGACCTCGGAGATTAAGCAGTCGCTAAAACTGCTGTCGCATTTCACTCCCAGGAACCCACCCTGTTTGAAGATAATCTCCAGGCCGGGGACGGACTTCTGCAGTGCCGCCACCCGGTCTGCCGGCGCGGCGGTACCATTGAGTGTGAGAGACACACGGATCGGCAAGGATGCGAGTCGATCGATCAAGTCTCCGTTCATGGGTACGTACCGCAATTCGAGATGGCGGAGTTCCTTGATATCACCCAACAGGGCGAGTTCGTCAGCGTCGATCTCTCCTTCCAACAGCACCAGCGTTTTCAGATCAGGCATTTGCACGACACCTGCCAAGACGTCCTGCCGAATCGCTGCTCCACGGACTCGGGCGTAGTCAATTCCATCGATCCATTGCAGTAGACTTAAAATTGCGGCATCCCCCTGGAACCCTGCATCGACTTCGACGATCCGCCTCTGCTGACTGATCGCACCGATGGTTGACTCGCCAATGCCGATGAACACACCGGCGGCGGCGAGCAATTCAACCGCTTGAGCCCTGCGGACATCTCGGACCTCGTCCGCCGCGACTTTGGCGCGAGTTCCGCGGCTCCCGCCTAGTTTGGAAATCCGCAGCAGTTCTTCCCATGCGCCGTGCCCGGCGTGAGACGGATCCCCGTCGCCGACATCGTTCGCTGCCAAAACAGGGGCTCGCGCCGCAATTTCTTGCAGGATGCCAATGACTCGTTCCGTGATTTCTAGATCGCCTGAATCAAGTTCGGCCACCAGCGAGGCGACCGCTCCTTCGCCCACGCGCGTTAAATTCGATGTGGCACGCTTGCGCAGTAAATAGGAATCGCTGGACAATTCCTCAACCCAGCCATCGATGTCAGCCGCTGAGGCCGGAGCAGAGTCCTG of the Allorhodopirellula heiligendammensis genome contains:
- the hemG gene encoding protoporphyrinogen oxidase, yielding MAPIRIAIVGGGLSGLATGVHLRLLANCHRLPLEITLFEASSRIGGVIQTERIVGRDGGEFVVDHGADMFATNPPAAIELCQRLGVADGLLRPQQVGRGAMIARGDRLIPIPDGFVLMRATKMMSMVSTPLLSPRGKLRLLAERFVRPRDPSLEDESVGSFVARRLGRECLQNIVAPLVAGIYTADIDRLSMAATMKPLWDMEARDGSLARATLRRKRSGEDATERTSSGARYEQFRAFPGGMIELIQALASGIGSDNIRLNSPVESLATTANGTELGPGGESFDRVVLASPAPVSAQLLATLRTTAAAESHLQAIDTVVSELGGIGYASTAIVVMAVPRQAIARMPKTFGFVVPPSEQRTILAGSFASEKFCGRAPHDHVIIRAFAGGALHPQVLEQSDEAIVEIVANELGDIIGLDVSKSVHDFAAFIKVIRWNKAMPQYEVGHLRKAAAIDSAISQLPNIELVTNAYGGVGIAPVIAAAERGAQRVLASVSKTQCSPE
- a CDS encoding A/G-specific adenine glycosylase; the protein is MRKLLVDWFSGAARDLPWRRVPSPYRVWVSEIMCQQTQIATVLPYFERFLARYPDATALAKADENELMRMWEGLGYYRRARSMHAAAKQIVADHDGEFPLNYDHAIKLPGIGRYTVGAILSISANQPVPILEGNTLRVFSRLIGLRAAVDEKPSQDVLWKFAEGLLPRKSVPDRTRGPAAINQAAMELGALICTPREPKCLICPLAKCCVAHARGWQAEIPAKTNKIAYEPRSEFAALVSDPSGRWLVRQIPAGSRFAGMWDFPKAGPPEAHTLDEFAQWLATQAGGRWTIGEQMTSMKHAVTRYRITLHVHHATRRGSRPPAPWSFHSADELKHLPMSTTGRRLLDRLTKQNLITPSN
- a CDS encoding PDZ domain-containing protein — translated: MTSPSNSEYRSISISVRVAREFPYLITGVKQWGMACFAKAHPPSGVAKTLPLRNSRYERSAQRFLIGWLLLCLIGGDAVATTSRGDDHVPAAQDSAPASAADIDGWVEELSSDSYLLRKRATSNLTRVGEGAVASLVAELDSGDLEITERVIGILQEIAARAPVLAANDVGDGDPSHAGHGAWEELLRISKLGGSRGTRAKVAADEVRDVRRAQAVELLAAAGVFIGIGESTIGAISQQRRIVEVDAGFQGDAAILSLLQWIDGIDYARVRGAAIRQDVLAGVVQMPDLKTLVLLEGEIDADELALLGDIKELRHLELRYVPMNGDLIDRLASLPIRVSLTLNGTAAPADRVAALQKSVPGLEIIFKQGGFLGVKCDSSFSDCLISEVVAGQAAERAGLLPGDVVVEIDGTTIDKFKDLQKAIDAHLPGDTIKIRYQRAGVQTETTAELGKLNLP